In Carettochelys insculpta isolate YL-2023 chromosome 11, ASM3395843v1, whole genome shotgun sequence, a genomic segment contains:
- the RCE1 gene encoding CAAX prenyl protease 2 isoform X1, with the protein MEVPRPAPLPSRGAGRAGRAMSAAADAAPGGPEAPDPAGSPWVSAVGPAPGPGSSALCWAALLACFSLACAYVGSLYVWNSHLPRDHPAVIKRRFTSVLIVSGLSPLFLWLWKELTGIKPGISLLALLGFRLEGIVPATLLPLLLTMVLFLGPLIQLSMDCPWGWLDGLKVMFDPRFWALCMSDMRWLRNQVIAPLTEELVFRACMLPMLIPCTGLGPAIFTCPLFFGVAHFHHVIEQLRFRQGSVASIFLSAAFQFSYTAVFGAYTAFIFIRTGHLIGPVLCHSFCNYIGFPAICAALEHPQRLTVVLFYVLGMVLFLLLLHPMTDPAFFGDIPVCSLSATSSSFSVCS; encoded by the exons ATGGAGGTGCCTAGGCCCGCCCCTCTCCCGTCACggggggcgggccgggccggccgGGCGATGTCGGCTGCAGCAGATGCGGCCCCGGGCGGGCCGGAGGCGCCGGACCCGGCCGGCTCCCCCTGGGTCTCCGCTGTCGGGCCGGCGCCGGGCCCCGGCTCCTCCGCGCTGTGCTGGGCCGCGCTGCTCGCCTGCTTCAGCCTGGCCTGCGCCTACGTGGGCAGCCTGTACGTGTGGAACAGCCACCTGCCCCG AGACCACCCAGCTGTGATCAAGCGGCGATTCACCAGTGTTCTGATTGTCTCTGGCCTCTCGCCGCTCTTCCTCTGGCTCTGGAAGGAGCTAACAGGTATTAAG CCAGGTATATCCCTGCTAGCTCTGTTGGGCTTCCGGCTGGAGGGCATCGTGCCAGCAACTCTACTGCCCTTGTTGCTCACCATG GTCCTGTTCCTCGGGCCCCTCATTCAGCTCTCGATGgactgtccctggggctggcttgaTGGACTGAAGGTCATGTTTG ACCCCCGCTTCTGGGCTCTGTGCATGAGCGACATGCGCTGGCTCCGCAACCAGGTGATCGCACCCCTAACGGAGGAGCTGGTGTTCCGGGCCTGCATGTTGCCCATGCTCATCCCTTGCACCGGCTTGGGGCCAGCCATCTTCACCTGTCCGCTCTTCTTTGGCGTCG CTCACTTCCACCATGTTATTGAACAGCTACGGTTCCGCCAAGGCAGTGTGGCCAGCATCTTCCTGTCAGCAG CGTTCCAGTTCtcatacacagctgtttttgggGCCTACACAGCATTCATCTTCATTAGGACAG GACACCTGATTGGCCCCGTGCTGTGCCACTCCTTCTGCAACTACATTGGCTTCCCTGCCATCTGTGCGGCCCTGGAGCATCCTCAGCGCCTCACCGTTGTCCTTTTCTATGTTCTGGGCATGGTGCTCTttctcctgctcctgcaccccatgaCTGACCCAGCTTTCTTTGGAGACATCCCAGTGTGCTCCCTGTCTGCCACCAGCTCCAGCTTCTCTGTGTGCTCCTGA
- the RCE1 gene encoding CAAX prenyl protease 2 isoform X2, with the protein MEVPRPAPLPSRGAGRAGRAMSAAADAAPGGPEAPDPAGSPWVSAVGPAPGPGSSALCWAALLACFSLACAYVGSLYVWNSHLPRDHPAVIKRRFTSVLIVSGLSPLFLWLWKELTGISLLALLGFRLEGIVPATLLPLLLTMVLFLGPLIQLSMDCPWGWLDGLKVMFDPRFWALCMSDMRWLRNQVIAPLTEELVFRACMLPMLIPCTGLGPAIFTCPLFFGVAHFHHVIEQLRFRQGSVASIFLSAAFQFSYTAVFGAYTAFIFIRTGHLIGPVLCHSFCNYIGFPAICAALEHPQRLTVVLFYVLGMVLFLLLLHPMTDPAFFGDIPVCSLSATSSSFSVCS; encoded by the exons ATGGAGGTGCCTAGGCCCGCCCCTCTCCCGTCACggggggcgggccgggccggccgGGCGATGTCGGCTGCAGCAGATGCGGCCCCGGGCGGGCCGGAGGCGCCGGACCCGGCCGGCTCCCCCTGGGTCTCCGCTGTCGGGCCGGCGCCGGGCCCCGGCTCCTCCGCGCTGTGCTGGGCCGCGCTGCTCGCCTGCTTCAGCCTGGCCTGCGCCTACGTGGGCAGCCTGTACGTGTGGAACAGCCACCTGCCCCG AGACCACCCAGCTGTGATCAAGCGGCGATTCACCAGTGTTCTGATTGTCTCTGGCCTCTCGCCGCTCTTCCTCTGGCTCTGGAAGGAGCTAACAG GTATATCCCTGCTAGCTCTGTTGGGCTTCCGGCTGGAGGGCATCGTGCCAGCAACTCTACTGCCCTTGTTGCTCACCATG GTCCTGTTCCTCGGGCCCCTCATTCAGCTCTCGATGgactgtccctggggctggcttgaTGGACTGAAGGTCATGTTTG ACCCCCGCTTCTGGGCTCTGTGCATGAGCGACATGCGCTGGCTCCGCAACCAGGTGATCGCACCCCTAACGGAGGAGCTGGTGTTCCGGGCCTGCATGTTGCCCATGCTCATCCCTTGCACCGGCTTGGGGCCAGCCATCTTCACCTGTCCGCTCTTCTTTGGCGTCG CTCACTTCCACCATGTTATTGAACAGCTACGGTTCCGCCAAGGCAGTGTGGCCAGCATCTTCCTGTCAGCAG CGTTCCAGTTCtcatacacagctgtttttgggGCCTACACAGCATTCATCTTCATTAGGACAG GACACCTGATTGGCCCCGTGCTGTGCCACTCCTTCTGCAACTACATTGGCTTCCCTGCCATCTGTGCGGCCCTGGAGCATCCTCAGCGCCTCACCGTTGTCCTTTTCTATGTTCTGGGCATGGTGCTCTttctcctgctcctgcaccccatgaCTGACCCAGCTTTCTTTGGAGACATCCCAGTGTGCTCCCTGTCTGCCACCAGCTCCAGCTTCTCTGTGTGCTCCTGA